The DNA segment TATTAGATAATTTGAGTAAACTCTTAGTATGTAACATCATGTTTCAGGTTTCAATTAAAGGAGGTCGAATCTAACAAGGAATTGTTTGAAGGAATCTTTGTTTCCTACACCAACAACTACAAATAATTTGGCACTTCATCAAACTGTAACGCCACTTTGAATCGAACCTAATCCAACCTTAAAGCGAACATTAAGATTCGGGTAGATAATATATGATCATATGGGATAAGAAATCAGCGGACGAAACGATTGGAACGACTTAGGCCAGCGTCGAGATGACGAGTGCACAACAACGCAACGAAGGTTGACTAATTTGGGCAAGCGCGATGCTTCCTGGAAATTTCACTATGGTACATTAAATATATCGTGTAACGCCGGGAAGGTAAAGCCGCCTACCCCAGTTGCGTGGTTTTTCGTCTTACGCTGGCCTTACGACTGGAAGAATCTGGGGGGCCCACTTTGGGTCCCGCATTTTAGAACACAAGTAGGTCGATGGGTCGAAAGCAACGTTCTTGTCTTCCAATATTCTTTTTGCCCGGCTCGTCGGTCACCCGCCCCGCCTACTCTTCCTCGCAGTTCCAAAGAGAGAGTGGGCCCGAGAGGGTCCGAGGAGGAACGAGCGGGTATGTTGTAAAAGGAGTGGCACTAAGAATTACTTATCTTTTGACGAGTCGTCGCTCGTGGGCCTCCAAGACGCGGACTCTCGGCCGGCGAAACCACCTCTTCTCAAGGTGAGAGCGATCGTGAGATCGATCGCGTCTTTTCGAGCGTCTCGTTCTACGTCAGAAGCTTGAACGAAGCAAGCTAGGTAGTGGAGCGTTTGGGAACGAATCGAAGAACTCCGCACGAAGAAGCTTTCTTCGGATCGGGTAACGAAacccttttttcctttttcccccGTCTCTTCCGCTGGTTTCTTGCTGCGGAGGGATCTGTTGCGGGCTTGTTCGATTCGTTGCGGGCTCTTGAATCAGTGAAAGATTGGTTGCTTTTCTTCGTGGGAGAAGGCTTTCGCTCGGGTTTTTGTATTTGCTTGTTTAGATCGGTTGGGCGTGGGATGGTGGTGTCGGGGAGCGTGGATTTGAGGGTTTTGTAGGAAAGATTTGACTTTTGGGATTCTGGTTGGGGCGGAGTGGGGATGGGGAAAGGAGGGCAGGATGAGGGGAAGAAGGGTGGATTGGAGCAGCCGACGTCGAACTTTCCGGCTTGGGCGAGGACCGTCCACGAGTGCGAGGCCGAATTCGTGGTTTCGGCTCACGACGGGCTCCGATCTGAGGAGGTAGTGAAGCTGCGGGAGATTTATGGACTGAACGAGCTTTCGAAGCACTCTGGGCCTTCGATCTGGCAGTTGGTACTTGAGCAGTTCAACGACACGCTGGTCCGGATCCTTCTTGTGGCCGCCGTCGTCTCTTTCGTGCTCGCGTGGTACGATGGGGACGAAGGTGGTGAGATGGGGATCACTGCCTTTGTGGAGCCCTTGGTGATATTCCTTATTCTGATCGTGAATGCAATCGTTGGTGTTTGGCAAGAGAACAACGCTGAGAAGGCACTCGAGGCCCTGAAAGAAATCCAGTCTGAGCATGCCTCTGTTAGAAGGAACGGGGAGTTGATTCCAAATCTGCCTGCTAAGGAACTTGTACCGGGTGACATCGTGGAGCTTAAGGTTGGGGACAAGGTTCCAGCGGATATGAGGATTTTGCACCTGATTAGCTCCACTGTGAGGGTAGAGCAAGCATCTCTTACGGGAGAGAATGATGCGGTGAACAAAACCAACCACCAAGTTGAGTCTGAAGACATAGATATCCAAGGGAAGGAATGCATGGTTTTTGCAGGTACTACAGTCGTGAATGGCAGCTGCATATGCTTGGTTATACAGACCGGTATGAACACTGAAATTGGTAAGATACATTCGCAGATACATGAAGCTTCACAGAGTGAAGATGATACACCATTGAAGAAGAAATTGAATGAGTTCGGGGAGGTCCTTACAGCAATTATTGGTGTGATTTGTGCTGTGGTTTGGCTTATCAATGTGAAATACTTCCTTACCTGGGAGTATGTTGATGGCTGGCCAAGGAATTTCAAGTTTTCCTTTGAGAAGTGCACTTATTACTTCGAGATTGCTGTTGCCTTGGCTGTTGCAGCAATCCCAGAAGGGTTGCCTGCGGTTATCACTACTTGCTTGGCACTGGGTACACGGAAGATGGCACAAAAGAATGCACTGGTTCGGAAGCTACCAAGTGTTGAGACTTTGGGTTGCACAACTGTGATATGCTCTGATAAGACTGGTACATTGACGACAAACCAGATGTCTGCTGTAAGGCTTGTTGCAATGGGGCGCTGGGCAGATACACTTAGAACATTCAAAGTGGATGGTACCACATACAATCCTCATGATGGGATTATCCATGATTGGCCGACCAGTAACATGGATGCAAATCTTCAAATGATTGCTAAGATTGCTGCTGTTTGCAATGATGCAAGTGTCAATCATTCAGCACATCAGTTTGTTACCAGTGGTATGCCAACAGAGGCAGCCCTGAAGGTAAGAACCTCTATGTTTGCTTCTCATTGCAGTTCTTCCTTGCTATCTCTAACTCAGTGCTAAATTTCCCGTTTCTTCAATTTAATATGGACACATAGAGCAGAACGATTGTTAAATCGGAAATTGATTTGGTCAGTCCTTAATTAGGTAAAAATACACCGAACCTCATCATGTTTAGTGCATATTGAGGGCATACAGAAATTAATTATAAGGAAATTATACTGTACCTAAACGCCTTTGTAAGTGTATTTGTGAGTACAACAGACTAGAAAGTAACTCTTTTGTCTATTTTGTTCTTGCTCCTAAGCCTTTTCTCTGATGGTTAGGCCCTGCTTATCTCTAGTTAAGCAATGCGTGTAAGCCTATCCCAGATGTGACTTAAGAGGGGTGCATGTAATTTGGCTTTTTGTATTTGATGTTTGCTTCATCTTACTTTGTTGATAAATGATGAATATGTATTTTGTCAGGTTTTGGTTGAGAAAATGGGACTTCCTGGAGGATATGAGACATCATCATTGGACTCAGATGAAATATTAAGTATGTTTCAGGCCTCAAGTTTCAGTTTATAGTTCAGTTATTTAGTTAAGATGCTTTATGTGGATCTATGCATGACAGCTTATATATGAAATTGACATTATCTAATAATTGAAGGGTGCTGTAAATGGTGGAATGGAATGGCCCAGAGGGTTGCGACTCTTGAGTTTGATCGTTCTCGAAAGTCAATGGGAGTTATTGTGAAATCAAAATCAGGAACAAATTCTTTGCTTGTAAAGGTATTCCAATCTATCTAATTAGTGTGATTTGCAGGTGATGTAGGAACTTGTCCTACATCCGATGATTAATTTAGTAGCTATGTTACTCGTCCTACATCAGTTATTGCTTCTCTCTTCAACTTATCTTAATAATTGAAGTCATTTTGAAAATTTATGCAACTGATGGACAAATAACCATTTTGTTTGTGCCTACATTGGGCACATTGGTGCACCCTCATTCGCATGTTATTTGATGGTATCCGCAATCAGTACTTGTGAACGAATGGAAAATCTTCACACTAATATATAATTGAAGTTGCATTGTGGCagggtgctgtagaaaatttgttGGAAAGAAGTGCCTACGTTCAGCTGCTTGATGGTTCTGTTGTGGTGTTAGATGACAGATCAAAAAGTCTTATTCTGGATGCCCTTCATAAGATGTCAACAACTGCGTTGCGCTGTTTGGGATTTGCCTATACGGATGATCTAGCAGAATTTGCAACATATGATGGTGAAGACCACCCGGCTCATAAACTTTTACTAGATCCATCAAATTACTCATCCATTGAAACTGGTCTAGTGTTTGTTGGATTAGTAGGGCTTAGGGTGAGATATCTTGCTTGATTGACAGTCTTTCAGTTgcctttttgttttatgttctctttAGCTTTTCTGTTGGCACCACTGACTCTTTTATATTCTTGCCTTTGGAATTATTTTTAGGATCCTCCACGGAGTGAGGTCTACAAAGCAATTGAAGATTGTAGAGCAGCTGGTATCCGAGTTATGGTCATAACTGGAGACAACAAGGAAACCGCAGAAGCAATTTGCCGTGATATAGGTGTATTTACGCCTGACGAAGAGATACATTCAAAGAGCCTCACAGGCAAAGGTTTTATGTCTATGTCATCCAGTGATAAAAAGACCCTTTTGAGGCAAAGTGGTGGTCTTCTTTTTTCTAGAGCAGAACCAAAGCATAAACAAGAGATCGTGAGATTACTTAGAGAAGATGGTGAGGTAGTTGCAATGACAGGGGATGGAGTGAACGATGCTCCTGCATTGAAAATGGCAGATATTGGTATAGCAATGGGCATTGCTGGGACAGAGGTATGTGCTGCTCGCTCTTATTTTTCTTGTTGTTCTTTTGTGCATTTGCTCTTTCTTCATCTAGAATCTATATCCATATAAGAAATTGTCCCACGACACTACCGGTAGATTCAAGCCCAGATGAAAAAGTGAAGGGTTGCATAAGATCACTGACAGTGTTAAATTTTTTCAAATCTCACAAGCATCGATTTAAAGCATTTTCATTGTAAGGTTAAGTCATCATCCAGAAGCCAAGGTGGTATGTTCATCACCTAGATGCCACTAAGTGCAAAGAGGTTGGGTTAGGTAGCAGCCCAAAAATGTTCCATCACATAGGTGTCGGCATGTAATGCAAAATAGATAATTACATTGTTCTGGATAAATTAAGAAGCTAGTTCAAGATCATTGGATTAGGTTAACAACTGAAAATATAGGGACACTATATTTGTTTACATTATTCTGGACAACATCTTAGAAGCTAGTCCAAGATCATAGGATTATACTAACAACCGAAAACAATGGACACTTTGCAAACTGGGAGATCAGGGTTTGAGTCATGGAAACAGTCACTTCTATACTTAGAGGCCCTCCCCGGACCCCACATTGGTAGAAGTCTTGTGCCTCCTTTTTCTGGAAAAGAATTAGAAGTGGTAGATATGAAAATTAGGAGAAACATTATCATAATTTGTTTACACGATACAATGTCTTGAAGGGAAAATGTAGTGATATTTTCTTTTGGCAGCTTTCCTTTTTGAAAATTAgactttgtttattactgattgtTATTTCTGGGTATATTATCCTGTTagcttttttttaatgatgtttatGATCTGCTTTTATGATTGTTTATTACAAGTGTCACTTATGTCATTAAAGATTGTATTCCTTCTAACATACTAGATCCTGTAAATGCTGTCTGAGTATCATCTAacattgttttttttatttcaggTTGCTAAGGAAGCCTCAGATATGGTGTTGGCAGATGATAATTTCAGTTCAATAGTTGCAGCAGTTGGTGAAGGAAGATCGATTTACAACAATATGAAAGCTTTTATAAGGTCTCGTTACTTTTTTACGACATATATCATATCTTTGATTATATCTTCATAATAAGAGTATGTCAGTTAGGTTTCTTCACATAAGCTTGGTGCATGCTTTATGTAATCTGGCCAGTTAAGTAGCATGAATCAAAATGCTGTATCTGCTTTACTATGTATGTTCTTGTCCATATTCACTAACTGGTTAATGATAATCTATAGGCAAAGTTTAATGCATAATCTTGTTTGATCTGACATTTAAGTCTGTTCGTGATAGTATTTAATGAGATAATAAACTGGAGGGACGTTAAGTATCATGCAAGAGTAATTCTGAATGGAATGCTAGAATCTGAAAGATATGTAGCTGATGTTTATTAATCTTAACTTTTATATTTCTCACTTTCTAATCGCAGATACATGATTTCCTCAAATATTGGTGAAGTTGCCTCCATTTTTTTAACAGCAGCTTTAGGTATTCCAGAGGGACTGATACCGGTTCAACTTTTGTGGGTCAATCTTGTCACGGATGGCCCTCCTGCAACTGCTCTTGGATTCAACCCACCTGATAAAGATATTATGAAGAAACCACCTCGAAGGAGTGACGACTCATTGATTACTGCATGGATTTTATTCCGTTATATGGTAAATCATCTTCTTGCTCGTTCTTTGTCATAAGCAATGCATCAACTTATTTTGTGTATCTTATCTTtgtttatgtatatgtatctCGTATGCTCGTTTTTGTAGCAAAATATTCTTTATTCTTCTTCCAACTCCGAAAAAACTAAGGGCCTCTTCAGTGTTGCTTTTTTTCTCTCCAAAAGAAAGCTTGAATATGGATGAAACAAGCACAGCTTAGTACTTTATTTCTATGCTATTGTCTTTGTAGTTCTTTTATGTGACACTAAAGATTTTTGTCACTTCTAAGATTCAGACTTTTGTAATGGCGCTGAGGTTGTTGATGCAAATATTTCTAATTTCATATTTTACTGAATACATATATGCTCATACAATTCATCTGATCATTTCAACTGACCCATTGAACTCCATATGTAGGTCATTGGGCTTTATGTGGGGATTGCTACAGTTGGTATCTTCATTATATGGTATACTCATGGTTCTTTTATGGGAATCGACTTCAGTGGTGATGGCCACACCCTTGTAACCTATTCACAGCTTTCTAACTGGGGAGAATGCTCCTCATGGGAGGGCTTCAAGGTCTCTCCATTCACTGCTGGAGCACGACAATTCACCTTTGATGCTAATCCCTGTGACTATTTCCAGACTGGTAAAGTGAAGGCAATGACCCTTTCGCTGTCTGTCTTGGTGGCCATTGAGATGTTCAATTCACTTAATGCATTATCTGAAGACGGGAGCCTCCTGAGCATGCCTCCATGGGCCAACCCATGGCTTCTTTTGGCCATGTCCATCTCATTTGGACTGCATTTCCTAATATTATATGTCCCTTTCCTTGCTCAAGTCTTCGGAATAGTGCCTCTCAGTTTCAACGAGTGGCTCTTGGTGTTGGCAGTTGCATTTCCAGTGATCCTTATTGATGAGGTCCTCAAATTTATCGGGCGTCACACAAGTTCTTCGGGTGCCAAGAGCTGGTCTGCAAAGCACAAGGATGAGTAGATGCTGACACACTTCAAAACAGCAACAGTTGTGCAGGAGATGCAATTCTGCAGTTTTGCATGGCCTTTGATAACGGGAGTTGTTCTGGTCCCTCATCGTTCTCCGATCATGATTATTTTTGAGAATTTGGTAACCAGTGAATATTCAGATTAAGTAGTGAACTTGACGTGGAGCCTAATCATGATTTTTGAACACATTTTTGACGTTACAGTTATCTATTTCATAGTTTTAAAGGTGCTCTAGTTCGGCGCACATGCAGTACAAGATtacaaataatttttaataaacttTGTTCCTCGAAGAGAGACCGATGTTGCGTCAAACAGTGCTGTTGTCATTGCAATTCTGTAAGGTTATATATTTAAGCTGGATTTTGCTCTGGGAGAAGCATTCCAGttcaggatgaatcaaaaaccttAACTTGTGTATTCTGGTGGTATGCCTGCGATCTGTTTGTCATTAAGGTTCTTCAAGTTGACAAAGAGTTCATGAAGTTTATGAAAATGTAAGAGTTCTATCTGAGTGCATAATTGAACAAATCCTTTTACGGACTCGACTCGGACTGAGTATTGATGGAgactattttttctttcatatgTCATGCAAACAGAATGTGGTTAGGTGGTTCCATGTCATCAGTATGTAGATTGGATAGGTGGTTCCATATCATCACTATGTAGATCGTAGATTGGATGGGTCATGTCGTAGGACATTGCTAGACTAGCTAGACTCTTATGGCCCCACCATTAGTGTATACGTGTCGGCATTGATTGATCACCTGCAATTTGATTATATTTCGGAAGCTCAAAATAAAAATCTATAATTAGATAGGTTATTGATTGCTTCCCTCGAACGAGTTGGTTCTTCCATGTCTTTTTTAATAGGAAGACCCGAAGACTTGGATTTTTTTGAGAGAGATCGATAGAGGGGAAGAATAGACAACTCAACATGGCGTTGAGTAATAATTGGACTAATCTAATTTTAAAGTACGTTGGGCCACCATTAAAATTAGCTTATAAGATCCTAATAGgtgtattattattataataagttAGTTTATAAAATTATGATGGATGTACAAACTTAAACTTAAGTATTTTACGATAGTGATTTAGATGGCTAATTATTCCATAAGTTGGATTGTGACAATTTGAAAGCTCCACAATTAGATGAATATACACGAATACATGTATGTAGAGTCGAATTCAAAGAGAGCTCCTCTATGGCAAATGCTTGATACAAACACTTCAGAGATAGTCTTTTGTTTTCGTTGATACTAattgataaggtcatttagtccGTCGAATCGTTTTTACTCTTAGAGACATCTTTTGGAGTTCACATGCTCTAAAATGGATGCCACGAGTCGGATAAGCTTCTCCGTGTGTGTGGCAAAGACCGATCATCATGTGCCGACCAAAAACAAATCTATGGAGTGTTGTAGGTATtgctttctctcatctctttcgaTGACTTTAATAACCCATCTATTCAGATTACTCGCTGGCAAACAGTATACGAAATCCATGAATTATATGCCGTCCAAATGTTTAATTGGCAGAAAACAATTCATGactctcaaaataaaaatataaaatgagaTAAGATTGGGGATTAGAACCAACAATGGTTGACCTCCATGCAGTTTGTTGTCGATTGCTTCTCTCGAACTAGTTGGAAGACCAAAGTGTTCATCCACCAACTTTGACTTTCAGTATTTTTTTTAGAGACATTGAGAGGGGAAAGAGAGAAGCAACACGAAGTCAATAATGCAAGTAACTTGTACATTGAGTCGGATGTTTCCAGCTCATGTCCTGATACATCTACAAACACTTTCTTCTGCATTATTTTGGCAGCTGCAGGCCTTCCATCCATGTGCCAGTCCTTAATTCCCTGAGGACTTGGTAAGAACTCGTAAGGCCAAAGAACATGGTTTGAAGGATTCATCACCATCACATTCATGAATGGTAGGCTAATCATCTCAATCAAGGAAACGATCAGAGAACAATAGCAGCAGAACTTGGAAGAGGTCTTACCGTGTCCATTAAGGAGACTTGGAAACCTATATATAAGGCTTAAGACATGAATTCATGACGCATAGGAAACCTCGACATGGCCGTCCTCAACTCTTCAACGCAAATACTGTTCTCGCTTCCCGTCCTCATCTCCTTTTCTCTGCTCATATCCATTGCTAGTGCCGACGAAGAAAGAAAGGTGAGCAAATACTATAAGACATATATCCATGACCGACATGGAATGACTTGATCTATCTTGCAGGTTTACATTGTGTACATGGGAGATTCGCCCTCTTCGGATTACTCAGCACAGCCTCACCATAATCTACTAAATCAAGTGCTTGAGGGCCTGTAATTATTCTTCTCTCCTTCAAAAATTTCTGCAACTTAACAAGTTTGAAGGATTACACTTGATTCGTTGACTTTGTCTATCTGATGTAGTTCTTCCACCAAGTCTTTGATCCATAGCTATAGAAGCTTCAATGGACTGGCAGCAAGACTTACtgccaaagagaaagaaagaatagcTGGTATACATACTTGACATAATCATACTTACCACCATAATTCTAGCTGGTAGtcactctctctatctatcttaaATACCATTCTTGTATGCAGGAACCAAGGGTGTTGTTTCGGTATTCCCAAGCAAAAACTTGCAACCCAGCACGACGAGGTCATGGGATTTCTTAAGCTTCCCTGAGAGCGTGAAACGAAATTTGCCATTGGAGAGAGACATCATCGTTGGTGTGATCGATACTGGTATCTGGCCGGAATCTGCATCTTTCAGGGACGAAGGATTTGGACCTCCGCCGAGAAGATGGAAGGGCGCCTGCGAGAACTTAAAATGCAATAAGTACACACCTACTACGCTCTCATTCATCATCTCTGTTATTGCTTGCATGAAAGCACTTTTCTAACACCAACCGTCTTATGTTAGTAAAATCATTGGAGCACGCTACTTCAATAGTTATAATGACACGACTCATGAAGCTTCTCCACGAGACTATGATGGTCACGGCACCCATACTGCCTCAACCGTGGCAGGAAGAAGCGTGCGTAACGTCAGCCTATACGGCCTTGCCGGAGGGATGGCCAGAGGCGCGGTGCCTTCTGCTAGACTTGCGGTATACAAAGTCTGCTGGCCGGCGGGGTGTGCAGGTGAAGACTTGTTGGCTGCCTTTGACCATGCGATCGCAGATGGGGTGGACATCATCTCCATCTCGATCGGTAGCGAACGTGCGAGCGACTACTTCGAGGATCCGATAGCTATCGGTGCATTCCACGCGATGAAGAAGGGGATTCTCACATCAGCCTCTGGTGGCAACGAAGGGCGCAGTGGTCGTGGCACGGTAGGCAATGTTGCGCCATGGATGCTTGTGTCAGCAGCAAGTAGCATCGATCGTCGCATCATAGACACATTAGTTAGCGGAGATCGAAGGACCATTGTGGTGAGTTatttcaactctctctctctctctctctctct comes from the Musa acuminata AAA Group cultivar baxijiao chromosome BXJ1-10, Cavendish_Baxijiao_AAA, whole genome shotgun sequence genome and includes:
- the LOC104000928 gene encoding calcium-transporting ATPase 1, endoplasmic reticulum-type translates to MGKGGQDEGKKGGLEQPTSNFPAWARTVHECEAEFVVSAHDGLRSEEVVKLREIYGLNELSKHSGPSIWQLVLEQFNDTLVRILLVAAVVSFVLAWYDGDEGGEMGITAFVEPLVIFLILIVNAIVGVWQENNAEKALEALKEIQSEHASVRRNGELIPNLPAKELVPGDIVELKVGDKVPADMRILHLISSTVRVEQASLTGENDAVNKTNHQVESEDIDIQGKECMVFAGTTVVNGSCICLVIQTGMNTEIGKIHSQIHEASQSEDDTPLKKKLNEFGEVLTAIIGVICAVVWLINVKYFLTWEYVDGWPRNFKFSFEKCTYYFEIAVALAVAAIPEGLPAVITTCLALGTRKMAQKNALVRKLPSVETLGCTTVICSDKTGTLTTNQMSAVRLVAMGRWADTLRTFKVDGTTYNPHDGIIHDWPTSNMDANLQMIAKIAAVCNDASVNHSAHQFVTSGMPTEAALKVLVEKMGLPGGYETSSLDSDEILRCCKWWNGMAQRVATLEFDRSRKSMGVIVKSKSGTNSLLVKGAVENLLERSAYVQLLDGSVVVLDDRSKSLILDALHKMSTTALRCLGFAYTDDLAEFATYDGEDHPAHKLLLDPSNYSSIETGLVFVGLVGLRDPPRSEVYKAIEDCRAAGIRVMVITGDNKETAEAICRDIGVFTPDEEIHSKSLTGKGFMSMSSSDKKTLLRQSGGLLFSRAEPKHKQEIVRLLREDGEVVAMTGDGVNDAPALKMADIGIAMGIAGTEVAKEASDMVLADDNFSSIVAAVGEGRSIYNNMKAFIRYMISSNIGEVASIFLTAALGIPEGLIPVQLLWVNLVTDGPPATALGFNPPDKDIMKKPPRRSDDSLITAWILFRYMVIGLYVGIATVGIFIIWYTHGSFMGIDFSGDGHTLVTYSQLSNWGECSSWEGFKVSPFTAGARQFTFDANPCDYFQTGKVKAMTLSLSVLVAIEMFNSLNALSEDGSLLSMPPWANPWLLLAMSISFGLHFLILYVPFLAQVFGIVPLSFNEWLLVLAVAFPVILIDEVLKFIGRHTSSSGAKSWSAKHKDE